The following are encoded together in the Salmonella enterica subsp. enterica serovar Choleraesuis genome:
- the accD gene encoding acetyl-coenzyme A carboxylase carboxyl transferase subunit beta has protein sequence MSWIERILNKSNITPTRKASIPEGVWTKCDSCGQVLYRAELERNLNVCPKCDHHMRMSARDRLHSLLDEGTLVELGSELEPKDVLKFKDSKKYKDRLATAQKETGEKDALVVLKGTLHGMPVVAAAFEFAFMGGSMGSVVGARFVRGVEQALENGCPFICFSASGGARMQEALMSLMQMAKTSAALAKMQERGLPYISVLTDPTMGGVSASFAMLGDLNIAEPKALIGFAGPRVIEQTVREKLPAGFQRSEFLIEKGAIDMIVRRPEMRFKLASILARLTNQPTPNPDSAQGPVVVEPETPDQPQQGQQA, from the coding sequence ATGAGCTGGATTGAACGAATTCTAAATAAGAGCAACATTACACCCACCCGTAAAGCTAGCATCCCTGAAGGGGTCTGGACCAAGTGCGATAGCTGTGGGCAGGTACTCTACCGGGCAGAATTAGAGCGTAATCTCAACGTCTGTCCGAAGTGCGATCACCATATGCGTATGTCGGCGCGCGATCGCCTGCATTCACTGCTGGATGAAGGTACTCTGGTTGAGCTGGGTTCCGAGCTTGAGCCAAAAGATGTGCTCAAGTTTAAAGATTCCAAGAAATACAAAGATCGTCTGGCCACCGCGCAAAAAGAAACCGGTGAGAAAGACGCTCTGGTTGTGCTGAAAGGCACCCTGCACGGTATGCCGGTCGTTGCCGCAGCCTTTGAATTTGCCTTCATGGGCGGTTCAATGGGTTCTGTTGTCGGCGCGCGCTTTGTGCGCGGCGTTGAGCAGGCGCTGGAAAACGGCTGCCCGTTCATCTGTTTCTCCGCTTCCGGCGGTGCGCGTATGCAAGAAGCGCTGATGTCGCTGATGCAAATGGCGAAAACCAGCGCTGCGCTGGCTAAGATGCAGGAACGCGGTCTGCCGTATATTTCGGTACTGACTGACCCAACTATGGGCGGTGTTTCCGCGAGCTTCGCTATGCTTGGCGATCTGAATATTGCTGAGCCTAAAGCGCTGATCGGCTTTGCAGGCCCGCGCGTTATTGAGCAGACGGTGCGTGAGAAACTGCCAGCAGGTTTCCAGCGCAGTGAGTTTCTGATTGAAAAAGGCGCTATCGACATGATCGTGCGCCGTCCGGAAATGCGCTTTAAGCTGGCCAGCATTCTGGCCCGGTTGACCAATCAACCGACGCCTAATCCGGATTCGGCCCAGGGCCCCGTTGTGGTAGAACCGGAAACCCCGGATCAGCCGCAGCAAGGCCAGCAGGCCTAA
- a CDS encoding bifunctional protein FolC, which produces MEHSTPHATSPLATWLSYLEHLHSKTIDLGLTRVRAVADTLGLLKPAGFVFTVAGTNGKGTTCRTLESVLMAAGFRVGVYSSPHLVRYTERVRVQGQELPESLHTASFAAIEEGRGPTSLTYFEYGTLSALWLFQQAKVDVAILEVGLGGRLDATNIVDADVSVITSIALDHIDWLGPDRESIGREKAGILRAGRPAVVGEPDMPRSIAEVAQAEGAHLLARDVAWSYRVDEDSWSFSDGDGSLSGLPLPKVPQPNAATAVAALRASGLTISDQALRQGLSEAMLPGRFQVISESPRVILDVAHNPHAAQYLAGQLTKNQREGRLLAVVGMLHDKDIPGTLEHLVPLVDSWYCASLEGPRGATAQQLQEHIPQAEAFLTVAEAWRAAMQQARPEDTVLVCGSFHTVAHVMEVLEAKTGGE; this is translated from the coding sequence ATGGAACATTCTACTCCGCATGCCACGTCGCCTCTGGCCACGTGGCTTTCTTATCTGGAACATTTGCACAGCAAAACCATTGATCTCGGTCTGACTCGCGTGCGGGCGGTTGCCGATACGCTGGGCTTACTGAAGCCAGCGGGTTTTGTGTTCACCGTGGCGGGTACTAACGGTAAAGGTACCACCTGCCGTACGCTGGAAAGCGTTTTGATGGCGGCGGGTTTCCGGGTCGGCGTTTATAGTTCGCCTCATCTGGTGCGTTACACCGAACGGGTAAGGGTTCAGGGTCAGGAGCTGCCCGAATCGCTGCATACCGCCTCGTTTGCCGCCATTGAAGAGGGGCGAGGGCCTACTTCACTTACCTATTTTGAATACGGCACGCTCTCGGCGCTGTGGCTTTTCCAGCAGGCTAAAGTTGATGTTGCCATTCTCGAGGTCGGGCTGGGTGGTCGTTTAGATGCCACTAATATTGTCGATGCTGATGTCAGCGTTATCACCAGCATCGCATTAGATCATATCGACTGGCTGGGGCCGGATCGCGAAAGCATTGGCCGTGAAAAGGCCGGGATTTTACGCGCCGGGCGGCCCGCGGTCGTGGGCGAGCCGGATATGCCGCGCAGCATCGCCGAAGTCGCACAGGCTGAAGGTGCTCACCTGTTAGCGCGTGATGTTGCCTGGAGTTATCGCGTCGATGAAGATAGCTGGTCATTTAGCGATGGCGACGGCTCTCTGAGCGGACTACCGCTGCCAAAAGTACCGCAGCCTAATGCCGCAACCGCGGTCGCGGCACTGCGGGCCAGCGGGCTTACTATTAGCGACCAGGCATTGCGCCAGGGGCTGAGCGAAGCGATGCTGCCGGGACGGTTTCAGGTAATTAGTGAGTCTCCTCGGGTCATCCTGGATGTGGCGCATAATCCTCATGCGGCACAGTATCTGGCCGGTCAGCTGACCAAAAATCAGCGTGAGGGACGGCTGCTGGCGGTGGTCGGAATGCTGCACGATAAAGATATTCCGGGAACGCTGGAGCACCTGGTGCCTCTGGTGGATAGCTGGTATTGTGCCTCGCTGGAAGGCCCGCGCGGCGCGACGGCGCAGCAGTTGCAGGAACATATTCCTCAGGCTGAGGCTTTTCTGACGGTAGCCGAAGCGTGGCGAGCGGCAATGCAACAGGCTCGTCCGGAAGATACGGTGCTGGTATGCGGCTCGTTCCATACGGTCGCACACGTAATGGAAGTACTGGAGGCGAAAACAGGTGGCGAGTAA
- the dedD gene encoding cell division protein DedD has product MASKFQNRLVGTIVLVALGVIVLPALLDGQKKHYQDEFAAIPLVPKPGDNDEPDMIPATQALPAQPPAGAAEEVRASSAAPAIDSATLPGDGSAGLDALPPGTRQGVNDKPKPRTQTLESQIAKRVEQSAPEQYAPTETKPALAPESKPAAQNKPAQESAPAGKAWVVQLGALKNADKVNEIVGKLRSAGYRAYTSPSTPVQGKITRILVGPDASKDKLKGSLGELKQISGLSGVVMGYSAN; this is encoded by the coding sequence GTGGCGAGTAAATTTCAAAATCGTCTGGTCGGCACCATCGTTTTGGTAGCCCTGGGCGTTATCGTACTGCCAGCGCTGCTGGATGGGCAGAAAAAGCACTATCAGGATGAGTTTGCCGCTATTCCGTTAGTACCAAAGCCGGGAGATAATGACGAACCGGATATGATCCCGGCCACTCAGGCTCTGCCTGCACAGCCTCCCGCCGGTGCGGCGGAAGAGGTAAGAGCCAGCTCGGCTGCTCCGGCTATTGATTCGGCGACGCTGCCGGGCGATGGCAGCGCGGGTCTGGATGCATTACCGCCGGGCACACGCCAGGGGGTTAATGATAAGCCTAAGCCTCGGACGCAGACGCTAGAATCGCAGATTGCTAAACGCGTTGAGCAATCGGCACCTGAGCAGTATGCTCCGACCGAGACAAAACCTGCGCTAGCGCCGGAAAGCAAACCTGCCGCGCAGAATAAACCGGCTCAGGAGAGCGCGCCTGCAGGCAAGGCCTGGGTTGTGCAGCTTGGTGCATTGAAAAATGCGGATAAGGTTAATGAGATAGTCGGTAAACTGCGTTCAGCGGGTTATCGTGCTTACACTTCGCCATCGACGCCGGTACAGGGCAAAATCACCCGTATTCTGGTCGGCCCGGACGCTTCGAAAGATAAGCTGAAAGGCTCTCTGGGCGAGCTGAAGCAGATATCCGGACTCAGTGGCGTAGTGATGGGATACAGCGCCAACTAA
- a CDS encoding colicin V production protein, with the protein MVWIDYAIIAVIGFSCLVSLIRGFVREALSLVTWGCAFFVASHYYTYLSPWFTGFEDELVRNGIAIAVLFVVTLIVGAIVNYVIGQLVERTGLSGTDRVLGVCFGALRGALIVAAILFFLDTFTSLAKSEDWQHSQLIPQFSFIIRWFFDYLQSSSSFLPRSLPVPGT; encoded by the coding sequence ATGGTCTGGATTGATTACGCCATTATTGCAGTGATTGGATTTTCTTGCCTTGTAAGCCTGATTCGCGGCTTCGTGCGCGAGGCGCTCTCCCTGGTAACCTGGGGCTGCGCTTTCTTTGTCGCCAGTCACTACTACACTTATCTGTCACCCTGGTTCACTGGCTTTGAAGATGAGCTGGTACGCAACGGGATAGCAATTGCAGTGCTGTTTGTCGTGACGCTAATCGTCGGCGCTATCGTCAATTACGTGATAGGTCAGCTGGTAGAAAGAACCGGGCTGTCGGGTACAGACCGGGTACTGGGCGTCTGTTTTGGCGCACTGCGCGGCGCGTTGATAGTCGCCGCCATACTGTTCTTTCTCGATACGTTTACCAGTTTGGCGAAAAGTGAGGATTGGCAGCATTCACAGCTGATTCCTCAATTCAGCTTCATCATCAGATGGTTTTTTGACTATCTGCAAAGCTCTTCAAGTTTCTTGCCCCGGTCGCTGCCAGTGCCTGGGACGTAG
- the purF gene encoding amidophosphoribosyltransferase, with the protein MCGIVGIAGVMPVNQSIYDALTVLQHRGQDAAGIITIDANNCFRLRKANGLVSDVFEARHMQRLQGNMGIGHVRYPTAGSSSASEAQPFYVNSPYGISLAHNGNLTNAHELRRMLFEEKRRHINTTSDSEVLLNIFASELDNFRHYPLEADNIFAAVAATNRMIRGAYAVVAMIIGHGMLAFRDPNGIRPLVLGKRDIGDGRTEYMVASESVALDTLGFDFLRDVAPGEAVYITEQGRLFTRQCADNPVCNPCLFEYVYFARPDSFIDKISVYSARVGMGKKLGEKIAREWEDLDIDVVIPIPETSCDIALEIARILNKPYRQGFVKNRYVGRTFIMPGQQLRRKSVRRKLNANRAEFRDKNVLLVDDSIVRGTTSEQIIEMAREAGAKNVYLASAAPEIRFPNVYGIDMPSANELIAHGREVDEIRQIIGADALIFQDLDDLIEAVRAENPDIEQFECSVFNGVYVTKDVDLGYLDYLESLRNDDAKALQLQNEVENLEMHNEG; encoded by the coding sequence ATGTGCGGTATTGTCGGGATCGCCGGTGTTATGCCGGTCAATCAGTCGATTTATGATGCGTTAACGGTGCTTCAGCACCGTGGTCAGGATGCCGCCGGCATCATCACCATTGATGCCAATAACTGTTTCCGGCTGCGCAAGGCCAACGGTCTTGTGAGTGATGTCTTTGAAGCCCGCCATATGCAGCGGTTACAGGGAAACATGGGGATAGGGCACGTGCGCTATCCCACCGCAGGTAGCTCCAGCGCCTCCGAAGCTCAGCCGTTCTATGTAAACTCCCCTTACGGTATCAGCCTTGCCCACAACGGCAATCTGACCAATGCCCACGAACTGCGTCGCATGCTGTTTGAAGAAAAGCGGCGTCATATCAATACCACCTCTGACTCCGAGGTGCTGTTGAATATTTTTGCCAGTGAGCTGGATAACTTCCGCCACTATCCACTTGAAGCCGACAATATTTTTGCTGCCGTTGCCGCCACTAACCGGATGATCCGTGGGGCCTATGCGGTGGTTGCCATGATTATCGGCCACGGCATGCTGGCCTTCCGCGATCCTAATGGTATTCGTCCGCTGGTGCTGGGTAAGCGCGATATCGGCGATGGACGCACTGAATATATGGTGGCCTCAGAAAGCGTGGCGCTTGATACCCTCGGGTTTGATTTCCTGCGCGATGTTGCTCCCGGTGAGGCCGTTTATATTACTGAGCAGGGGCGTCTGTTCACTCGTCAGTGCGCCGACAATCCGGTCTGCAATCCATGCCTGTTTGAGTATGTTTACTTCGCACGTCCAGACTCGTTTATTGATAAAATTTCTGTCTACAGCGCCAGGGTAGGAATGGGGAAAAAGCTGGGCGAGAAAATTGCCCGCGAATGGGAAGATCTGGATATTGATGTGGTTATCCCGATTCCTGAAACCTCTTGCGATATCGCGCTCGAGATTGCCCGCATTCTTAACAAACCTTATCGCCAGGGCTTTGTGAAAAACCGCTATGTAGGCCGTACGTTTATCATGCCAGGTCAGCAATTGCGCCGTAAGTCGGTGCGCCGTAAGCTTAATGCTAACCGCGCTGAGTTCCGTGATAAGAACGTACTGCTGGTGGATGACTCCATTGTTCGCGGGACCACTTCTGAACAGATTATTGAAATGGCGCGCGAAGCGGGGGCTAAAAACGTCTATCTGGCGTCAGCGGCTCCAGAGATTCGCTTCCCGAACGTTTACGGGATAGATATGCCAAGTGCCAATGAGCTGATAGCCCATGGCCGCGAAGTGGATGAGATCCGCCAGATAATTGGCGCAGACGCGCTGATTTTCCAGGACCTCGACGACCTTATCGAAGCGGTTCGCGCTGAGAATCCGGATATTGAACAGTTCGAGTGTTCAGTGTTTAACGGCGTTTATGTCACTAAAGACGTGGATCTCGGTTATCTCGATTATCTGGAGTCGCTGCGAAATGACGATGCAAAAGCGCTGCAGCTCCAGAATGAGGTTGAGAACCTGGAAATGCATAACGAAGGTTAA
- the ubiX gene encoding flavin prenyltransferase UbiX, whose protein sequence is MKRLIVGISGASGAIYGVRLLQVLQPLPDIETHLIISGSARQTLVLETDYNLRDVQALADEVYDARDIAASISSGSFETLGMAILPCSIKTLSGIVHSYTDGLLTRAADVVLKERRTLVLGVRETPLHLGHLRLMTQAAEIGAVIMPPVPAFYHRPATIDDIVNQTVNRVLDQFAISLPQDLFTRWQGPRSSE, encoded by the coding sequence ATGAAACGACTTATTGTCGGCATTTCCGGCGCCAGCGGGGCGATATATGGCGTCCGCTTACTGCAAGTTCTCCAGCCGCTACCCGATATTGAAACCCATCTGATTATCAGCGGTTCCGCCCGTCAGACATTAGTTCTTGAAACGGATTACAATCTGCGCGATGTGCAGGCGCTGGCCGATGAGGTTTACGATGCGCGCGATATTGCGGCCAGTATCTCTTCAGGATCGTTTGAGACTCTGGGTATGGCGATTTTACCTTGCTCAATTAAAACGCTTTCCGGCATTGTTCACAGCTACACTGACGGACTGTTAACCCGCGCCGCCGACGTGGTGCTGAAAGAGCGTCGCACTTTGGTGCTTGGCGTGCGTGAAACTCCGCTCCATCTTGGCCATCTGCGTTTGATGACCCAGGCGGCTGAAATTGGCGCCGTGATTATGCCGCCGGTTCCCGCTTTTTATCATCGCCCGGCAACGATTGACGATATTGTTAATCAGACAGTGAACCGGGTTTTAGACCAGTTCGCGATTAGCCTGCCACAGGATCTGTTCACCCGCTGGCAGGGGCCAAGATCTTCAGAATAA
- a CDS encoding amino acid ABC transporter substrate-binding protein: MKKQICALTLLFGMAAPAFAALPQAIRIGTDATYAPFSSKDASGQFVGFDIDLGNEMCKRIAVKCSWTGSDFDALIPSLKAKKIDAIISSLSITAKREQEIAFSDKLYAADPRLIAPKGSPIQPTLESLKGKHVGVLQGSTQEAFANAEWRTKGVDVVAYQNQDLIYSDLASGRLDAAFQDEVAASEGFLKQPAGKAFAFAGPAVKNKQYFGDGTGIGLRKQDSELKAAFDKALADIRKDGTYDKMAKKYFDFNVYGE; the protein is encoded by the coding sequence ATGAAAAAGCAGATCTGTGCGCTAACGCTGCTGTTTGGCATGGCGGCGCCCGCTTTCGCGGCGCTTCCTCAGGCAATCCGCATCGGTACCGACGCAACCTACGCACCATTCTCCTCTAAGGATGCCAGCGGCCAGTTTGTCGGTTTCGATATCGATTTAGGCAATGAAATGTGCAAACGGATTGCCGTGAAATGCAGCTGGACGGGCAGCGATTTTGACGCGCTGATTCCATCGCTGAAGGCGAAAAAAATCGACGCTATTATCTCTTCGCTGTCGATAACCGCCAAGCGTGAGCAAGAGATTGCCTTCTCCGATAAGCTTTATGCCGCCGACCCCCGGCTGATTGCCCCGAAAGGCTCTCCTATTCAGCCAACCCTGGAATCGCTTAAAGGTAAGCACGTAGGCGTGCTGCAAGGCTCCACCCAGGAAGCCTTTGCCAACGCCGAATGGCGCACTAAAGGCGTTGATGTGGTTGCCTACCAGAACCAGGACCTTATCTATTCCGACCTTGCTTCAGGCCGACTGGATGCTGCATTCCAGGATGAAGTTGCCGCTAGTGAAGGTTTCCTGAAGCAGCCTGCCGGTAAAGCTTTTGCGTTTGCAGGCCCTGCGGTTAAGAACAAACAATATTTTGGCGATGGTACCGGCATCGGCCTGCGCAAGCAGGATAGCGAGCTGAAAGCCGCTTTCGATAAAGCGCTGGCGGATATCCGCAAAGATGGTACTTACGACAAGATGGCCAAAAAATATTTCGACTTTAACGTTTACGGCGAGTGA
- the hisJ gene encoding zinc transporter, with protein sequence MNKNVVAVSLVLALSGISSALAAVPQTLRIGTDPTYAPFESKNAQGKLEGFDIDLANELCQRIQTRCTWVESPLDALIPSLQAKKIDAIMSSLSITEKRQEQIAFTDKLYAADSRLVVEKGSPIQPTVEALKGKRVGVLQGTTQETFGKEHWQPKGIEIVSYQGQDNIYSDLTAGRIDAAFQDEVAASEGFLKTPAGKGYQFGGPAVKDEKLFGVGTGIGLRKDDTELRAALNKAFAEMRADGTYQKLAKKYFDFNVYGE encoded by the coding sequence ATGAACAAGAACGTTGTGGCTGTTTCTCTGGTTCTGGCTTTGTCAGGTATCTCTTCTGCTCTGGCTGCCGTGCCACAAACTCTGCGGATTGGCACCGATCCTACCTATGCGCCGTTTGAGTCCAAGAATGCTCAGGGCAAACTGGAAGGGTTCGATATTGATCTGGCTAATGAGCTTTGCCAGCGTATTCAAACCCGTTGCACCTGGGTGGAAAGCCCGCTTGATGCGCTGATCCCGTCTCTTCAGGCCAAGAAAATCGATGCCATTATGTCGTCGCTGTCGATAACCGAGAAGCGTCAGGAGCAAATCGCGTTCACCGACAAACTTTACGCCGCTGACTCGCGTCTGGTTGTGGAGAAAGGTAGCCCGATTCAGCCAACGGTCGAAGCGCTGAAAGGCAAACGTGTAGGGGTGCTCCAGGGCACAACCCAGGAGACGTTTGGTAAAGAGCATTGGCAGCCGAAGGGAATTGAAATTGTCTCTTATCAGGGCCAGGACAATATTTATTCTGATTTGACCGCCGGACGTATCGATGCGGCGTTTCAGGATGAAGTTGCGGCCAGCGAAGGTTTCCTGAAAACTCCGGCTGGTAAAGGTTATCAGTTCGGTGGGCCGGCGGTGAAAGATGAGAAGCTGTTTGGCGTTGGCACCGGTATCGGTCTGCGTAAAGACGACACTGAACTGCGCGCGGCGCTGAATAAAGCCTTTGCCGAGATGCGCGCCGATGGCACCTATCAGAAGCTGGCGAAAAAATACTTCGATTTCAATGTTTACGGTGAGTAA
- a CDS encoding histidine/lysine/arginine/ornithine ABC transporter permease HisQ, whose translation MLYGFSQVILAGAAVTLELAISSVVLAVVLGLLGASGKLSQNKPVVMLFSGYTTLIRGVPDLVLMLLIFYGMQMVVNSLTDALGLAQFDIDPMMAGIITLGFIYGAYFTETFRGAWLAVPRGQAEAATAFGFTPWQTFRRIQFPAMMRYALPGIGNNWQVILKSTALVSLLGLEDVVKATQLAGKSTWQPFYFAIVCGIIYLIFTTVSNGVLLWLERRYSVGVRRAEL comes from the coding sequence ATGCTGTATGGTTTTTCTCAGGTTATTTTAGCCGGTGCAGCGGTGACGCTGGAACTGGCCATTAGCTCTGTGGTGCTGGCGGTTGTGCTAGGTTTGCTGGGGGCCAGCGGCAAGCTGTCGCAAAACAAGCCGGTGGTCATGCTGTTTTCTGGCTATACCACGCTGATTCGCGGAGTGCCCGATCTGGTGCTGATGCTGCTTATTTTTTACGGCATGCAGATGGTGGTTAACTCTCTCACCGATGCGCTTGGCCTGGCGCAGTTTGATATCGACCCAATGATGGCCGGGATTATTACTCTGGGCTTTATCTACGGCGCTTATTTTACCGAAACCTTTCGCGGCGCCTGGCTTGCGGTACCGCGTGGCCAGGCCGAGGCGGCAACAGCGTTCGGTTTTACCCCATGGCAGACTTTCAGACGTATTCAGTTTCCGGCCATGATGCGCTATGCGCTGCCGGGTATCGGCAACAACTGGCAAGTCATACTGAAGTCAACTGCGCTGGTCTCTCTGCTGGGGCTGGAGGATGTGGTTAAAGCCACGCAGCTGGCGGGTAAAAGTACCTGGCAGCCATTCTATTTCGCGATTGTCTGCGGAATTATCTATCTGATATTCACCACCGTTTCCAACGGCGTACTGCTATGGCTGGAACGGCGCTACTCGGTTGGCGTCAGGAGAGCTGAATTATGA
- a CDS encoding histidine/lysine/arginine/ornithine ABC transporter permease HisM: protein MMDIIQEYWKALLWSDGYQFTGVAITLWLLIASVVMGGLLAVVLAIGRVSENKFIRFPVWLFTYIFRGTPLYVQLLVFYSGMYTLEVVKGTQLLNDFFRSGLNCTVLALTLNTCAYTTEIFAGAIRAVPHGEIEAARAYGFSRFKLYRCIILPSALRIALPAYSNEVILMLHSTALAFTATVPDLLKIARDINSATYQPFTAFGIAAVLYLIISWVLISLFRKAEKRWTQHLSPSSTH from the coding sequence ATGATGGACATCATCCAGGAGTACTGGAAGGCGCTGTTGTGGAGCGATGGCTATCAGTTTACCGGCGTGGCCATAACCCTGTGGCTGCTGATCGCATCTGTGGTGATGGGGGGATTGCTGGCAGTTGTATTGGCCATTGGCCGGGTGTCGGAAAACAAGTTTATTCGTTTTCCAGTGTGGCTGTTCACCTACATTTTCCGCGGTACGCCGCTCTATGTGCAGCTACTGGTGTTTTACTCCGGAATGTATACCCTGGAGGTGGTGAAAGGCACTCAGCTGCTCAATGATTTCTTCCGCAGCGGGCTTAACTGTACGGTGCTGGCGCTGACGCTGAATACCTGCGCCTATACTACCGAAATATTCGCCGGAGCTATCCGCGCGGTGCCGCACGGCGAGATAGAGGCGGCCAGGGCCTACGGTTTTTCACGGTTCAAACTTTATCGCTGCATTATTTTGCCATCGGCACTGCGCATTGCGCTGCCGGCCTATAGCAACGAAGTTATTTTGATGTTGCACTCGACCGCGCTGGCTTTTACCGCCACTGTGCCGGACTTACTGAAAATCGCCCGCGATATTAACTCGGCGACCTATCAGCCGTTTACCGCGTTTGGCATTGCAGCAGTGCTCTATCTCATTATCTCGTGGGTGCTGATTAGTCTGTTCCGCAAAGCGGAAAAACGCTGGACGCAGCATCTGTCACCCTCTTCGACCCATTGA
- a CDS encoding histidine transport ATP-binding protein HisP: protein MSDKLQVIDLHKRYGEHEVLKGVSLTASAGDVISIIGSSGSGKSTFLRCINFLEKPSEGTIVVNNQNIGLVRDKDGQLKVADKNQLRLLRTRLTMVFQHFNLWSHMTVLENVMEAPVQVLGLSKEEARCRAQTYLAKVGIDERAQGKYPVHLSGGQQQRVSIARALAMEPDVLLFDEPTSALDPELVGEVLRIMQKLAEEGKTMVVVTHEMGFARHVSSHVIFLHQGKIEEQGPPEQLFGNPQSPRLQQFLSGALK from the coding sequence ATGTCTGATAAATTACAGGTCATCGATCTGCACAAGCGTTACGGTGAGCACGAGGTGCTGAAGGGTGTGTCATTGACCGCCAGCGCTGGTGACGTTATTTCCATCATTGGTTCTTCCGGCTCGGGGAAGAGTACCTTTCTGCGCTGTATTAACTTCCTGGAGAAGCCCAGTGAAGGAACTATTGTGGTTAATAACCAAAATATTGGCCTGGTGCGCGATAAAGACGGTCAGCTTAAAGTGGCGGATAAAAACCAGCTGCGGCTACTGCGCACCCGTCTAACCATGGTATTTCAGCACTTTAACCTGTGGAGCCACATGACGGTGCTGGAAAACGTGATGGAAGCACCGGTACAGGTGCTGGGGTTGAGCAAAGAAGAGGCCCGCTGCCGGGCGCAAACTTACCTCGCTAAGGTAGGGATCGATGAGCGCGCCCAGGGTAAATATCCGGTGCATCTTTCCGGCGGTCAGCAGCAGCGAGTCTCTATTGCTCGGGCGCTGGCGATGGAGCCGGATGTGTTGCTGTTTGATGAGCCGACTTCGGCGCTTGATCCTGAGCTGGTGGGTGAAGTTCTGCGCATCATGCAAAAGCTGGCAGAAGAAGGAAAAACGATGGTGGTGGTGACTCATGAAATGGGGTTTGCCCGCCATGTATCCAGCCACGTTATCTTTTTGCATCAGGGCAAAATTGAAGAGCAGGGGCCACCAGAGCAGCTATTTGGCAACCCGCAAAGTCCGCGCTTGCAGCAGTTCCTTAGCGGCGCGCTTAAGTAA
- the yfcH gene encoding epimerase family protein YfcH — translation MNILLTGGTGLIGRHLIPRLQALGHNITVVTRDIGKAQSGEIVDVTFWQGLDKHRNLDGFQAVINLAGEPIADKRWSSAQKARLCQSRWQTTERLVEMFQASTTPPAVFISGSACGYYGDLGEVVVTEEEPPHNEFTHQLCARWEQIACQAQSDVTRVCLLRTGAVLAPDGGMLAKLIPIFRLGLGGPLGNGRQYLAWIHIEDMVSAIVWLLHHELRGPFNMVSPYPVHNEQFSHALGHALHRPAVVRTPAVAVRALMGESAVLVLGGQRALPKRLEESGFHFQWYDLEKALAEIVRKI, via the coding sequence ATGAATATCTTACTGACGGGCGGTACCGGCCTGATAGGTCGCCATCTGATCCCACGCCTGCAGGCCCTGGGCCATAACATTACGGTGGTAACCCGAGATATTGGCAAAGCACAGAGCGGGGAAATAGTCGATGTGACCTTCTGGCAGGGTCTGGACAAGCACCGCAATCTGGACGGTTTTCAGGCGGTGATAAACCTCGCAGGTGAACCAATAGCCGATAAGCGCTGGAGTTCTGCTCAAAAGGCGCGTCTGTGTCAAAGCCGCTGGCAGACGACAGAGCGCCTGGTTGAGATGTTTCAGGCAAGCACCACCCCGCCTGCGGTATTTATTTCCGGCTCCGCCTGCGGTTACTACGGCGATTTAGGTGAGGTCGTGGTGACAGAAGAAGAGCCGCCACACAACGAATTTACTCACCAGCTGTGCGCCCGCTGGGAGCAAATTGCCTGTCAGGCGCAAAGCGATGTTACCCGGGTATGCCTGTTAAGAACCGGGGCCGTTCTGGCCCCTGATGGCGGGATGCTCGCGAAATTAATCCCGATATTTCGTCTTGGGCTGGGCGGCCCGCTTGGCAATGGCCGTCAGTATCTGGCCTGGATTCATATAGAGGATATGGTCAGCGCCATTGTCTGGCTGCTCCACCACGAGCTACGCGGCCCGTTCAATATGGTCTCCCCTTACCCGGTGCATAACGAACAGTTCAGCCATGCGCTGGGCCACGCGCTGCATCGCCCTGCGGTAGTACGCACACCGGCGGTGGCTGTACGGGCATTAATGGGGGAGTCGGCGGTTCTGGTACTTGGCGGGCAGCGCGCACTGCCAAAACGGCTGGAAGAGAGCGGATTCCACTTTCAATGGTATGACCTGGAAAAAGCGCTGGCCGAGATCGTCCGAAAAATATAA